Proteins encoded together in one Telopea speciosissima isolate NSW1024214 ecotype Mountain lineage chromosome 4, Tspe_v1, whole genome shotgun sequence window:
- the LOC122659374 gene encoding uncharacterized protein At5g39570-like — protein METENKGDKLNSPKPQPNYGSQSSYGGESEVGHGRRPEPEEPVSEYGSGYGGRPARPGYGGEQEGGAYPPPRRSEDEEGSGGGYGYGRENKRNEEYGYGGRTEKPSYGRTEYEKPEYERPSYEEEPPRRPSCGKPNYEQQEDESYPKPSYGISKDFYPQSNFYQSQNKQMIYTINKKCSHQTSRHFREIIRTKKPSTRRSSFNTTRNKIHEKQSQLQIKAKQIKEQQRKTYLRTMVAAFPLPFLLSLYYQRNTQMQEEKFRT, from the exons ATGGAGACTGAGAACAAGGGGGACAAGCTGAATTC GCCGAAGCCACAGCCAAACTATGGATCCCAGTCAAGTTATGGTGGTGAGAGCGAGGTTGGGCATGGTCGGAGGCCTGAACCGGAAGAGCCTGTGTCGGAGTACGGGTCTGGCTATGGTGGCCGACCGGCCAGGCCTGGCTATGGTGGGGAGCAGGAAGGTGGGGCTTATCCTCCACCCAGGCGATCGGAAGACGAAGAAGGAAGCGGTGGAGGGTATGGTTATGGCAGGGAAAATAAGCGAAATGAGGAGTATGGGTACGGTGGGAGGACCGAGAAGCCCAGTTATGGGAGGACTGAGTATGAGAAACCCGAATATGAGAG GCCTAGTTACGAGGAGGAGCCACCTCGGAGACCTTCTTGTGGGAAACCCAACTATGAGCAGCAGGAGGACGAATCGTATCCCAAGCCCTCTTATGGGATATCTAAAGATTTTTATCCTCAATCAAACTTTTACCAAAGTCAGAATAAACAAATGATATAcacaataaacaaaaaatgcagCCATCAAACAAGTAGACATTTCAGAGAAAtcataagaacaaaaaaaccaagCACACGCAGATCTTCATTCAACACAACTAGAAACAAAATCCATGAAAAACAATCACAGTTACAAATCAAAGCAAAGCAAATAAAGGAGCAACAGAGGAAAACATACTTGAGAACCATGGTTGCCGCTTTCCCTCTTCCGTTCCTCCTCTCGCTTTACTACCAGAGGAACACGCAAATGCAAGAAGAGAAATTTAGaacgtga